GAACTTGTCCGGTCTGACCGTCCGTGATCTCGCCCTCGCCCTGTGCCGAACCGGCGAAGGCATAGGTGTCCGTCCCGAGGCTCTGCACCATATTGAGCAACCGTGCCTGCGGGATGATCACTGAGATCGTGCGTAATCCCGGCGTCCCGCTCGTAACGTTAGTCAGGGCAGCGCGGACGACCAGAACGTGTTGGCCCTGCAGTTCGACAATCGGCAGCACGCTCGACAGGCTGGTTTTCAACTTGGTGTAGAAATAGCTCGTCAATATCTGCTGCTCCCTCGCGTCAACAGGTTTGGTGGAATCGTTGATGAACACCACAGGCTCGAGGAAGATTCCCGTGTAGGAATTCCAGTTTGCATTCGGATTAACGTAGCGAAGCCGCGCCTCGTCTTCCTTGCCCGGGTGCAGCAAGGAATAATTGGTCAGAAACTGTGTTTTCGATGCCTTTTCGACATCGGAAAGCGGTTGCTCGGTTGTGACAGCGCAGGCGACCAATGCGATCGTCGCCAGCAGAGGACATAGGTTCTTCAACATCGTCTCACCCTCCGTTCCGCCCGCCTGCGCGGGCGACATATAGCGGTTAGCTAACCGCGGAAGCAATGGAAGAGACACGTTTTGCCCCCAACGCTCGCGCTCGGACACGTCAATCATCAGCGTAAGGTGCCTACGCGCCTGTCTGAGTTTCGGTATCTGGTTTGCGAATCAGCATGCGCCTTGGCACGCGGCGGCAACCTCACTCGGCTGACGTCAATATTGATGGCGCTTCAATTGGAAGGTCATATTGGACTTTGGTCTTATTCTGGTACTTTATTCTGAAGCTGGGCTTAAGCGGCGACGCGCAACCACCACACTGGCGCGGGCAACACTCATTTATCGTTCTCTATGAGTTTTTATTGACGGCGCGCGCCGGTGTGAACGTAAGGGTTGCTACAAACATATTCTACAAATCGAGAATTTTCGCGCGAACGGGTCACTGCACGTTCCAACGCGTACCGCGCGGCAAGCGTCGTGTATGCACCGTTGTACTTTAAGATCTGCCGTTACCGCGACTCGGTTCGAGCGGCAGTTGTGGGTCGGGAAGACTCGTTCATTGCTAGTGGAAAGTGCCATTCGCCGTCAGAGCGCGCCGTCTGGGGCGTGTGTGGGCGCTGCAGGTGACGAAGCGGTCAACAACCCGAGGCATGCGACTTCTATCAAGGGGCAGCACATCGAAAATTTAAGCGTCTGCATGTCAATGCGACACGAATAGGTTGGTACGTAACCTTCCTAGGCGTATAAACGGAGAGTTAGGACCTCAAAAACGACAAGAATTGGCTGTTTTGATGCGACAACAATTGGTGGACTCCACACCCGCTGTTGTTGCGCTCGCAAAGGCAGCACGCATCGTGCTTCGTTTCACATACTTCTGAGTAATCCGACGTCAACTTCACCCAGGACGCGTCCCGCGCCCGCTCATCAGGAACGGCATCATGGGCAACTACTCCTCTGGGAAGGTGGGTGACCTGCTCGCGGGCGGCAGCCGCCATCATCAGATTTTCCCCACGCTGACGGAGCGACAGGTCGCGTTGCTCGATCGATATGGCGAGCGCCGCATGCTCAAGATGGGGGACGTCCTGTTTTCTCAAGGTGACCGGCATATCCCAATGTTTGCGATCGTTTCCGGAACGATCGAGGCGACTCGCGATTCGCTTGACGGCTCCCATCCCCTTGGCGTGCATGGGCCGGGCTGTTTTACGGGCGAAGTGGGCACGCTTGCCGGCCGGGCAGCCATCGCGACGGCGCGGGCCCAAACGGATTGCGAAGTCATCGTTATCGACGAAGAGTCGTTGCGCGCGCTGGTAATCGCAGAGGCCGAACTGGGTGAAACGATCATGCGCGCCTATATTTTGCGGCGCGTCGCGTTCATCCAGGACCAGCATGGCGGAGTGCTCGTGATCGGCAGTTCTGCATCGGCCGAAACGCATCGTCTGCGTCACTTTCTGAGCCGTAACGGCCAACCTTTTGCCTACTTCAATATCGTTGAGCATCCGGAGGCCAAGGAACTGCTTGAGCGATACGGCGCGGCGGAAGCGGACACGCCGGTTGTTATCACGCTTCAGGGTGACGTGCTTAAGCGGCCGACGCACCGTGCCGTCGCCGACGCCATCGGCCTGAGTCCAGACCGGTTGAACGACGGGCGCTTTGACGTTGTCGTGGTCGGCGCAGGCCCAGCCGGTCTGGCGGCTGCGGTGTACGCTGCTTCGGAAGGATTACGTGTCGCGGTGCTCGACACCAAAGCGCCGGGCGGCCAGGCTGGCACCAGTTCAAAGATCGAAAACTACTTTGGTTTTCCGACGGGCATTTCTGGCCAGGCGCTCGCGGGCCGCGGTTTGTCGCAGTGCCGCAAGTTCGGTGCCGAGGTTGGGGTGCCGATCGAAGCGCTGGCAATCGAGTGCAACGACGCACCACCCTTTCACATTAGCCTCAGTCACAACGAGCACGTCTACGCCCGGGCGGTCGTCGTCGCGACGGGGGCTCGCTATCGCAAGCCCGCTCTCGGCAATCTGGAAAACTTTGAGGGACGTGGCGTCTACTACAGCGCGACCTATATGGAAGCGGCTCTCTGCAGCAACGAAGAACTGGTCGTAGTCGGCGGCGGCAATTCGGCGGGCCAGGCTGCCGTGTTTCTGTCGGGTTTCGCACGGCACGTGCATGTCGTGATTCGTAGTGATGGACTCAACGCCAGCATGTCGGACTACCTGATCAGGCGCATCGACGCGGCGACCAACATCACGTTGCACGTGCGCACGCAAATTGTCGAGTTGCAGGGCGAAGACAGGCTTGAGGGCATCAAGTGGAACCGGCAAGGCGAGATTGAACATAAAACGATCCGCCATGTGTTTCTGTTTCTTGGCGCGCAGCCTAATACCGCCTGGCTGCGCGACTGCGTCGCGCTAGACAAGAACGGATTTGTGCTGACTGGCCCTGATATCGGCACGAAATGGGCGTCCGAGCGGCCACCGCACTTTCTGGAAACGAGCCGCCCCGGGATCTTTGCGGTGGGCGACGTGCGAAGCGGCTCCGTGAAGCGGGTCGCGGCCGCTGTTGGTGAAGGCGCGGCTGCTATTCAGTCACTGCATCAGTACCTGGCCTTATTGGGTGGTCGTCCTGCGTAATGCTCGGGCGCTTGAAACTTTCAAGGTTCCAAACGTTATAGCGGTTGTTTTGGCGTTGGCATGTCGTGACTGGGTGGGCGGTCACGCAACGGGCTTTCTTTCCAGATAGTGCTCGACAAAGCTGAGAACCGCCTTCGAGCGATAGTTCTTCGCCAACTGGCACAAGTGATCTGCGAAGGGGCGATAGCGTTCGTCGAGTTCGTTAAGATGCGCGGCATGCTGCACAATTGCGCGCATGTCACCGAGCCGCGCCAGATGATGCAGCGCCTTGATTTCATCCGGCGGCGGAGAGATCAAGGTCCCCGTCATTACCGATGGCGCGCCAGGTATCGCGTCGCTCCATTCGAGATCCAGCAGTTTCGCGATCTGCGACAACAGCGCCCGATAGTCGACCGGCTTTGGTAAAAACGCGTTCGCGCCCGCCGCCAGACTTTTCGCCGCGTCGGTGCCCGACGCGCTGGCCGAGATCGCAATGATGGGCAGATCGCGGAACGCCTGCATCTGCCGCAAGCGCCGCGTGACTTCGAGACCGTCCATGCCGGGCATGACGATGTCCATCAGCACCAGCGCCGGCCGGACTGCCTGTATCTTTTCCAGCGCATCCAGCCCGTTGACCGCTTCTGCCGTGTCGAAGCCGATCTGGCCGAGCATGTTGACCGCGACGGCACGGTTTTCCATCACGTCATCGACGACGAGCACGCTCTTACGCGGCCCCTTGTAACCGCTGACCGCCCATTCGGGTGCGGTATCGGCGGCCTGGGCCGCGACCACGGGGACATTCAGCTCGAACGAGAACGTGCTGCCCGCGCCTCGGCGGCTCGCGACATGGATATCGCTGCCCATCAGCTGCAAGAGCTGCCGGCTGATTGCGAGGCCGAGCCCGGTGCCGCTGAACCGGTGCCGGTTGTCGCTCGCCTGTTCGAAGGGCCGGAAGATCGTTTCGAGACGCGCTGCGTCGATGCCGATGCCCGTGTCCTGCACTTCGAAACGTAGGCATTCCGGCGGCAGGAAGGAGACGCGCAGCTGCACATCGCCTTCCTCGGTGAACTTGATCGCGTTGGCGAGCAGGTTGAGCAGCACCTGTCGCAAGCGCTTTTCATCGACCCGTATGGCTGCAGGCAAAGGCGGCGTCATCTCGCATGCGAACGCCAGGCCCTTTTCCGTTGCCTTCACCCGGATCGTCTCCGCGACGAAGTAGATGAAGCGTTCGAGCGGCACGTCCGTCGGGTTCAGCTCCACTTTGCCGGCCTCGATCTTCGCCATGTCGAGGATGTCGTTGATGAGCGTCAGCAGATGTTCGCCGCTGCGCTGGATCACTGTGAGTCCGTCGATCTGGCGTTGATTGAGGCGCGTGTCCCGCCTGAGAATCTGCGCGAACCCGAGAATGCCGTTCAACGGCGTGCGTAGCTCGTGGCTCATGTGTGCCAGAAATTCGCTCTTTGCCTGATTGGCCGCGTCTGCGTGTTCCTTCGCGATCGCGAGTTCGGCCGTGCGCTCGCGAATCATGTCTTCCAGATGCTCGCGATACCGGCGCAGCTCTTCTTCGGCGCGCTTGTGTTCGGTGATGTCGCGCGAAATGCCGAGCAGAAACTGCGGCTCGCCGCGCACATCGAGGATCGGCATCTTCATCGTGTGCAAGAAGCGCTGCCCATGACGCGTGTGGACGGGCTCTTCGGGCACGTCGACCATCTGCTTCGACGCGAGCACGTCTCGATCCTTCAACGCGAAGAAATCGGCCTCATCCGGCGGAAACAGATCGTGGACGGACTTGCCGATGACCTCGTCGCGCCCGTAGCCAAGCAGTTTCTCCGTGGCCTTGTTGACGCGCACGAAGCGCAGCGTTGCCGCCTCCTTGACGAAGACGGTGTCGGGGATGTTCTCGACGATACTGCTCAGAAATTGTTCGCTGGCGCGCGCCGACTCTTCGGCATGCTGACGTTCGACAATCTCGGCCGCCTGGCCGGCCAGCGCCGTGCTGAGTTCGGCTGTGCGCTGCGCGACGCGCGCCTCGAGTTCAACGTTGAGTTCTTTCAGGGCTTCTTCCGCCTGGCGTCGCTGGCGCCGGTCTTCGAGGAACTGCTCAACGGCGCGCGCCATGTCGGCGATCTCGTCGCCGCCGTGTACGGGCACGCCGGCTTGTTCGCCTTCGGGATCGCCATGGCGCAGCGTATGGCTCACCCGCCGCAGGCGTGCTACGACACGGCGGCCGAGAAAGACGCGGGCAATCAGCCACGCGATCAGCAGGCTCACCGCCACTTCGCCGGCCACCCACCTGCGCGTGCGGTCCGCCTCGTTGGCAAGCGCCTCGACGGCTTCGCGATAAGCGCGCGACAGATAGCCTGACTGCTGGCGCGCCGCGGCGGAGAGGGCATCGGCCTGGCGGTGCAGTTCGTCGTCGAGTCTCGCTAGTGACGCGCCGGGCTGCGGCGCGGCGCCCGGTGAGCTTTCCCGCGCAGTCCCGGTAGCGAGCGCCGTCTCGCGCATCTGCGCCTCGACGTTGACGGTGTTTCGAAAGCGCTGGCTCGAGCGATGCAGCGCCAGCGCGTCGACGCCGACGTCGTCGCTCGCCGTAGGGGACGCGAGGCGGTCCACCAGGCCATCGAATGACGCGAGTTGGTCGATGATCTGGCGATGTGTCTCCCGCACGGCTTCGACAGTGTCGTCACTAGACAGTTGCGACGCCAGGCGTTCGATCTTCAGCGTCTGCTGCGCGAGATTTTGAGCATCCTCGAGACGCGCCAGACGCGCTTCAGCCAACTCACGGATAGCGTGGGCCGAGCTGGACAGCGAGTAAAGCGTCGTGCCGCCGACCGCGACCACCAGCGCTGCGAGGCATGATACGACTAGCGCAAATTGCGCGGTCAGCGATTGAGGAAGGATCAGTTTCACGGGCGTTGCCAGATGTGGCGATAAACGTTGCGATAGCCATTGGCAGGATCGTAGATCAGTCGGTCACCGCCGTCCGCATTGACGTTGTCGGCCGTCACGAGATGCACCGGCACCACGTAGTTCGTGACGCTTTCGCCGGCGAACAGCCGGTTCATCTCGTCGATCAGTTGCCAGCCGTGCAGATTGAGCGGCTCGGCGACGGTGCCCGTCTGGAACGTGCCCGTGCGGATCCGCAGAAAAGCGGACTCGCTGCCGTCGCCCGCCGACAACATCGACAGCGCGCCGTCGGGTATACCGGCCTGGGTCAGCACAGGCGCGGCATAGTCGAAGTAGATGTCGTTGATTGCGAGCGCGTACGTCCAGCGCTTACCGTAGCGTGCGAGCAGCGCGCGGGTCGTGTCCGGCATCAGCTCCCGGCTGCGCGAGATCGCGACGTCGCGCATGTCGAGTAGCGTGCAGCCGCTGCATGCGCGTATGACGGCGGCCATCGCATCGGCCTTGTCGCGCGCGATCCGGAAGTACGCGTCGGTGAAGACGACGACGCCCGCCTGTCCGCCCGACTGCACGATAGCCGCGAGCGCCGTCACGCGCGCGACTTCGAGCGGATCGGTCGAGACGTTCATGGCTACGGGCGTGCCGGGCACGGGACCGGCCTGGGCAGCGACATGCCAGCCGACGATGGGAATGCCCCGATCGGCGAACGGCCGCAGCGCGGGTGCCAGCGAACGGGCATCCGCACCCGCAATGATCAGACCATCGGGATGGCTGGCGAGGGCGCTCTCGAGGACTTTCAGTCGAAGATCCGGCAGGCCCTCGGAGTCGAAGACCTTCACGCTCCAGCCGATGACCTTCGCGGCTTCGAGCATGCCGTCGACCACACCGAGCACGCCGCCGTTACGCAAATCCTCAGCGAGGACGGCGATGTGTTTGTCGGGCTGGGCGCGTGGCCCGGTACGCGGTCCGCTCCACGGCGTGACGGACCGCGACGCAGCGTCGACGATGCGCTTTGCTTCCGCCAGAAAGCTTCTCGCGCTCCCGGCAACCGAAGCTGCGGGCGCAGAGGCCGCGGTGACACCCTGCGCAGCGGCGATTGGCGGCACGCACGCACATGCGCATGTCAATGCCCACGCCAAAGGCAAGCCCCTCATGCTGTTCCCCACCACCCCGTCGGGGTCGATTGTCGTCCGCGAAGACGTATATGGATGTCGTGCGCAAACGGTCCCGCGATCACGATAGTACACCGCCATCAGGGCATTTCAGGGAGGGTTAGGGTAGTGGAGGGTGCAGGTGCGAGTCGCACACACGACCGCGAGAACGTCCCATGCTCGTCATGCCGGCAAAGGCGGCTTGCACGCACAAACCGTGTCGCGCACCAGGCAGTCTCGCCACGGAGCAGCGGTAGCCGACTTTGACGCCCGCCTTCTGTGAATTTACGCGAGCCTCGCAGGCGGGCACTGCAGCCACCGTCCGTCGACGCCGTCGCGCGAACGGCTTCCGCGTCCGGAGACTTGCTCGATAACTTACGAGTACAGTTTCGGTTATCCGCCATCGAGAGGCGGCTGCGGGCTGCATTCCTGACGTTCGCTTGCCATCAGCTGCGAACGATGACTCAAGGTGCAACTGAACGCGCAATCACGACCCTAACCCGCCTTCGATCCGGCGCGACTTCGACGGCAGGTTCACGAATTACAACGGCGATTCGAGCAGCCGACCCGGAAGGTAAGTGCTCGACCAGAGCCGCCAGTTGCGATTCCAGGCGTATAGGCTTATAACTCCCGGGCTGCGTTGCGCAAGATTTCCTGAGCGCGTTGGGCGATCGGGGATAGGTAGCCGGCCCTTCGAATCAGTCCGACCTGACGCTGCAGGCCGTCGAACTGGATCGGGCGTACAGCAATGTCGAACGGCAGGGGGCCAAGGTCGAAGCTGCGCGCGTTGATCAAGCTGACCAGCCGTGTGGTGGATACGATAAGAATCAACGCGGCCAGACTATTGGCCTCGGCCACGATGCGCATACGCGGGTAGCCCTGTTTTGCAAAGGCTTGCTCGAGCTGCACACGTGCAAACTCCTGTCGACTTGACGCGGCCCATGAGCACTCCACCAGATCGTGTAGCGTGACCGATTCCCGATCAGCCAGAGGGTTTGTAGTGCTAACCATCAAGCTGTAGTGATCGTCATACAGAAGCTCCTTGGCCATGGATGCGTCCAATGTGTCGGGCAAGGGGCATACAGCCAGTTCCACTTCGCGCTTGTCGATGGCGTCCAATAGCGTGTCGCTAAAGGCTGTCGTCACATTGACGCGTGCGGCGGGCCGCTCCACCAACAGCGTTGGGAACAGCGAGCGCAGCGCGAAACTCGTGGTGGCCGGCGTCGCACCGATGCGCAGCAGCCCCGCGTGTCCTCCACCAATATCGCGCACTTCCTGCAGCGCACTATCGAGCTGCATGGACGCGCCCAATACCCGTGTATGAAATATCTTGCCCGCCTCGGTCAATACCGAGCCGCGTGCGGTGCGCTCGACCAACGTTACTCCCACCTTGCGTTCCAGACGCTGTATCGCCTTGGTCACGGCCGGCTGGGAAATGCCAAGTTGTTCGGCGGCGCGCGCCAGCGTACCGGCACTCGCAATGGTCAGGAAGTAGGTAAGGTCACCATCAATCATGCCATTCCCTGGAGTTATGGATCTCGACTTTCCAGTTATTGGATTTTATATCGCCCTTGCTCAAATAATGAAGTTCCTATCACAGAGAAGGAGTAGTCCCATGGAACACAATGAACAGTGCGCCGCGTTCCGCCATATGCGCGAGGGTACCGAGCAGGATTGGGCGATCATTGGCAATGAGGTTGGACCGTTCGCCAAAGGACTGCCTGGCCGCCTGCTGGACCACCTGCGCTTGCTGGATGGCGACTTTGGCGGCTTCCCTGTCGATCGTCTGACGCATAGCTTGCAGACTGCGACGCTGGCGCATCGCGATGGCCAGGGCGAGGAATACGTGGTCTGCGCGCTGCTGCACGACATTGGCGATACGCTGGGAAGTTACAACCATGCCGACGTTGCAGCAGTACTGCTGGAGCCATTCGTTAGTGCGGAAAATCACTGGATGGTCAAACACCATGCGATCTTCCAGGGGTATTACTTCTTCCATCACATGGGCATGGACCGCAATCTGCGCGATAACTATCGCGACGTGCCGGAGTTGTTCAAACGTACCGCGCATTTCTGCGAGAAATATGACGCGGCGGCCTTCGATCCGGATGCGGAAACGCTGCCGCTTGAGTTCTTCGAACCGATGGTACGGCGAGTCTTTGCCCAGCCGAAGCGAACCCTGTACAAAGCCGCATTCGAAAAAATCGGTTGAGTGCCCCACCCCGGACCAACATCCGAGCCGGAACAGTTCGCGTCTACATCCCCTCGCTACTGGCTAAATCGAGCGCTATTCCGGAATTGCCGAAGTTCTTCACTCGCAATCCCGACATTCGACTCGATATCAGCCTTGCTGACCAGCATCCCGCATTAGATGTGCTGGCAAGGCATCGCAGCGCTACGGGAGCGGATGAAGTTGAAGAAAGACCGCTGTGGCGTTGCGGGCACGTGCCGCGACCTCGCGTGAGTTCGGCCGCTCGGCGACGCCAAGCAGCAGGCTGACCATCAAATTACCCCACAGCAACCCGCTGAACTGTTCGGCAAGTTCGGCAGGACGGCCATTGAGAAGTCCGGACGCCTGAGCCCGGGCCATGATCTGACGCAAGGCGGCGCGGCTTGTCTCTCGCCCTGTTGAGTCGAGCGCTTGCGCAACTTCGGGCGCGTGGACCGCCTCGGCGATTGCCAGTCGGAAGACCGCGATGACCGTTGGATCGGTGATCTCGCGGACGAGCTGCGTCCCGAGGGAAGTCAGTACCTGTGCGAGTGTCTCGCGGTCGTGCGGCACCGGCAAGTCAGCGGGCACCTGCAGTCTCGTGGCGCGCGCGCCGATGCACGCGATTAGCATTTCCTTCTTGTTGCCCACCAGCGCATAAAGTTCTCGTTTCGAAACCCGCGCGCGCGTGGCGATCTCAAGCGTGCTGGTCGCCGCGTAGCCACTCGTCATGAACGACGCAAAGGCTGCATCGAGAATACGCGCGCGCACCTCAGTTTCGTCTCGGCCTTCCTGGCGGTCCTTTGACTGCGATACCGTGGCCATCGTCGTCTCTCTTGACATTCGGTACCGCATAGTACCATACTGGAACGAGCATCTGGTACTCGCAAGTACCGCTACTGCTCGGAGGCATCATGCTCAAGCCAAGGATCCTCGTAACCGGTGCGACCGGGAAGACAGGCAGCGTCGTTGTTGCCGAACTGCTAAAGGCCGGCTATCCCGTACGCGCCATGGTGCACCGGGAAGATGGCCGCAGCGTGCGGCTGAAAGCGCAGGGGGCCGAGATAGCGGTTGCCGACATGAGTGATGTCGAGCGCGTCGCCGACGCGATGAAAGACGTTCAGCGCGCCTACTTTTGTCCGCCTTTCGATCCCTACATGATTCAGGGCGCAGTCGCGTTCGCCGTCGCCGCCAGGGAATCCGGGCTCGAACACATCGTTAGCCTGACCCAGTGGCTGTCGAGTCCCTCGCATCCCTCTCTCATGACCCGGCAGCTCTGGCTCGTCGATCGGCTGTTCTCGATGACGCCGGGAGTCGCGCATACGATCGTAAGGCCGGGCTTCTTCGCTGACGCCTACCTCGCACTGACTGGATTTGCTGCCCACCTCGGAGCATTTCCTTGGATCTATGGCGATAGCCGTAACGCGCCACCGTCCAACGAGGATATCGCGCGAGTCGCCGTCGCGGCCCTGATGGATCCTGCGCGGCACGCCGGGAAGCGCTACCGCCCCACTGGACCGGAACTCCTTGGCGCGGAGGACATGGCCAAGGCGATCGGCCGGGCCGTCGGGCGATCGGTCAAGGTCGTGCCAATGCCGAACTGGCTATTCATGAAGGCCGCCCGGATGGGCGGCTTGCCGATCGACCTGATCAGCGGCGTTCGTTACTACATTGACGATCACAGACGCGGGGCTTTCGAGCTGGGCGCTCCGACCACGGACGTCCCCGATGTGACTGGTCAGCCCGCCGAGGACTTCGAGACGATCGCGCGTCGCTACGCGGCGCTTCCAGGCAACCGGCGGACGCCTGGCAATTGGCTTCGCCAGTTCGCGCAATTCGTGATCGCCCCGCTCAGCCCCGGTTTCGATCTCGCGCGCTACGACCGAGAACTACGCCGCCCGTTCCCGTCAGAACCGCAGTTTGCCCCTGAATCCAAGGTCTGGCTGCGCGAGCATGCCATGGCTCACGCGGAGCGAAGCGCTGTGATCGCAGCGCTACGCACACAGCGCGCTTAAGTTCTCACGATCGATCGCGGGAATTCGAACCAAAGGAGAGACTCATGCTGCCCCAGCTCTGGTTTTTCGTTAGCATCGCATTCAGCTTCAGCACGTGGGGAGTCGTCACCAGGCGATACATCTGGCCAAAACTCCGCTTCCTGCGACCGGTCGATGCGCTGCGGCCTCTTCTCATCCTGCACAGCTTCCGCTTCATTGGGTTGGCATTCCTCGTCCCAGGCGTCGTGTCGCCCGATCTGCCGTCTGCCTTCGCGAATTGCGCCGCCTACGGGGATCTCGTTGCGGCGACACTCGCGTCGCTATCGCTGGTATTGCTGCCACGCGGGGCTGGCATTGTAGTCGCCTGGATCTTCAACTGGTGGGGCCTGGCAGATCTCCTGAACGCGTTCTATCAGGCCAATCATGCCGGGCTCGTGGCGGGGCAGTTGGGCGCGACTTACTTCATTCCGACTCTCGTTGTACCACTACTGCTGATCACGCACGGACTCATCTTCCGGATTCTTCTGCAACATCAAAATCAGCCCGCAATGCGGGAAGGCGGCAGCCTGGCGAAGGGCTATCAGGTGGAGGGCCCATGATCGATGCGACGACCGAAGGGGGAGTTACGACACGGACGACTCTCTCGAATGGTGTTGAGTCGGTAGATGGTGGACCAGGTGTCTTTGCGCGAAGTCGACCGGCCCGATCTCACGCGGAGTGAGTTCTGTGTCGGCGGCAGCGAATCATGGTCTGTGCGACGACTACATCAGTGCCTGCGGCTGTCTCAATCGATGTCCGCTACAGCAGGGCAACCTGACGGCTCTGAGTCGATTTCAGCGGTTCGTCGCGAGCCCTGGCTGGCCGGCGCAGATCGCCAACCCAAAACGTTCATTGAACGTCATTAAGCATCCGTCGACACTCGCTGGCAGCTATCGATTGGTGCCAATCCCTTGCATCCGATATTCTGGCGAAGACCTGTGTATCTCGATCGGCGGTTGTGATGAATCTGGATTATCGGCAGGCTGTACCTGAAGACTCGGAATGGCTATTTGACACGTATCGGCGAACGATGAAAGGTTTCGTTACCTCGGCGTATGGCTGGGATGACAACTTGCAGCGGGCTGGGTTTGCCAAAAGCCTTCGCCAAGGCGCTTGTCAAATAGTGACATGGGAAGACAACCAATGCGGATTTGTACACTGGGAGGTCGAACCCGACCTTGTATGGCTGCGGATGCTTTGTGTCGTGCCGGAAATGCAAAACAGGTCAATTGGCCGTGCAGTGATTGCCAAGGTGATGTCGTTGTCCAGTCACTTACAAAAACCGCTGTACTTGAATGTACTCGTATGCAACCGAGTTGCCTATGACTGGTACGGCAGAATCGGTTTTGTCGAAATCGAAAACGATGGCCAGGTCTCCACTATGGTACTTGCTCCGTCGTCTTCACCGGCCCATCGGGAACGGCATGCGTAGCCTTCCGGGCATCGCGTTTCCATCGCGAACTTCCGGGTTCGTTGAGGCTCGTTCGACGCCTGCCGGCATGCGCCGAATCACCCTCAACGCTTCCTGACCTCCGGACCGGCACATCCACAGGAAGGAAGCCTATCGTTGACAGCAAAGCAATACGAGGTCGGCGCGGCAAACGGATCAGACGACTTTCTCGAACACCACGCCCTGAGGCCGGCCGCAATCTGCGATTGGCGCAAATGCGAGTTCGCGTGCTTCGGCCTCGTCGACGCCGAAACCTCGTAGCAGGGCGAACATGGACTGTTCGGTGTAGTCGTCGGGCGCTTCACCAGACAGTAGAGTTTCGATGCCATACATGATTGCGCCCAGGGCGATATCACGCGCAACGGTAACGTGCCCTACATGGAACCGGCCCGCGTCAATCGCGAGTTGAAGATCGCGAGTCAGGTATTCATCGAGCAACCGGCCGCGTGAGCCGCGCCGCGTACCCACTCGCGTAATGAACGCGCCCCACAGCGGATAACGGACGGCCATCGTCATGTACAACCGCGAACCGACGACAACCCGCCTCGCGGGGTCAGGCTCATTCAGAACGAGGGGATCGATGACCTCGAGCACTTCGTCGCTGCTTTCGCCCGCGACGGCCACGAGCAATTCGGAAGTGGTCCGGAAATAGTTGTAGAACGTCCCGCGCGCCACACCCGCCGCCGCGATGAAGTCGTCGATCATCGGCGCGTCGGGTCCTTTCTCGGCGAAAACAGCCAGCGCGCTCTCGATCAGACGGTTGCGCGTCTTTTCACGGCGCAGCGCGCCGACACGGCTTTGATAGTTG
The Paraburkholderia terrae genome window above contains:
- a CDS encoding LysR family transcriptional regulator translates to MIDGDLTYFLTIASAGTLARAAEQLGISQPAVTKAIQRLERKVGVTLVERTARGSVLTEAGKIFHTRVLGASMQLDSALQEVRDIGGGHAGLLRIGATPATTSFALRSLFPTLLVERPAARVNVTTAFSDTLLDAIDKREVELAVCPLPDTLDASMAKELLYDDHYSLMVSTTNPLADRESVTLHDLVECSWAASSRQEFARVQLEQAFAKQGYPRMRIVAEANSLAALILIVSTTRLVSLINARSFDLGPLPFDIAVRPIQFDGLQRQVGLIRRAGYLSPIAQRAQEILRNAAREL
- a CDS encoding HD domain-containing protein, translated to MEHNEQCAAFRHMREGTEQDWAIIGNEVGPFAKGLPGRLLDHLRLLDGDFGGFPVDRLTHSLQTATLAHRDGQGEEYVVCALLHDIGDTLGSYNHADVAAVLLEPFVSAENHWMVKHHAIFQGYYFFHHMGMDRNLRDNYRDVPELFKRTAHFCEKYDAAAFDPDAETLPLEFFEPMVRRVFAQPKRTLYKAAFEKIG
- a CDS encoding TetR/AcrR family transcriptional regulator; translation: MATVSQSKDRQEGRDETEVRARILDAAFASFMTSGYAATSTLEIATRARVSKRELYALVGNKKEMLIACIGARATRLQVPADLPVPHDRETLAQVLTSLGTQLVREITDPTVIAVFRLAIAEAVHAPEVAQALDSTGRETSRAALRQIMARAQASGLLNGRPAELAEQFSGLLWGNLMVSLLLGVAERPNSREVAARARNATAVFLQLHPLP
- a CDS encoding NmrA family NAD(P)-binding protein; translated protein: MLKPRILVTGATGKTGSVVVAELLKAGYPVRAMVHREDGRSVRLKAQGAEIAVADMSDVERVADAMKDVQRAYFCPPFDPYMIQGAVAFAVAARESGLEHIVSLTQWLSSPSHPSLMTRQLWLVDRLFSMTPGVAHTIVRPGFFADAYLALTGFAAHLGAFPWIYGDSRNAPPSNEDIARVAVAALMDPARHAGKRYRPTGPELLGAEDMAKAIGRAVGRSVKVVPMPNWLFMKAARMGGLPIDLISGVRYYIDDHRRGAFELGAPTTDVPDVTGQPAEDFETIARRYAALPGNRRTPGNWLRQFAQFVIAPLSPGFDLARYDRELRRPFPSEPQFAPESKVWLREHAMAHAERSAVIAALRTQRA
- a CDS encoding GNAT family N-acetyltransferase, which translates into the protein MNLDYRQAVPEDSEWLFDTYRRTMKGFVTSAYGWDDNLQRAGFAKSLRQGACQIVTWEDNQCGFVHWEVEPDLVWLRMLCVVPEMQNRSIGRAVIAKVMSLSSHLQKPLYLNVLVCNRVAYDWYGRIGFVEIENDGQVSTMVLAPSSSPAHRERHA
- a CDS encoding TetR/AcrR family transcriptional regulator; this translates as MKEPEDNYQSRVGALRREKTRNRLIESALAVFAEKGPDAPMIDDFIAAAGVARGTFYNYFRTTSELLVAVAGESSDEVLEVIDPLVLNEPDPARRVVVGSRLYMTMAVRYPLWGAFITRVGTRRGSRGRLLDEYLTRDLQLAIDAGRFHVGHVTVARDIALGAIMYGIETLLSGEAPDDYTEQSMFALLRGFGVDEAEARELAFAPIADCGRPQGVVFEKVV